A window of Trichoderma atroviride chromosome 3, complete sequence contains these coding sequences:
- a CDS encoding uncharacterized protein (EggNog:ENOG41) — MSSQLPPIAKVAAGSSKPRAQDKVVIITGANSALGIGRATAHQFAESGARAIYLCDFDASNLEAHKKEINQLYPNVEIQTRQFDAADEAKVKAVVDDAMERYGRLDVFFANAGVTGPNVVFTDISAEDFMNVHKVNTLSVFLATKYAAPAMKKTSPQKPKPSGSIIGTASVAGLRSNAGSTPYSSSKAAVVSLAQTMSYQLTGTGVRINAICPGIIETGMTAPVYEAARARGNEKKIGQLNPTRRGGHADEVARVVLFLGSDESSYINGQAWAVDGGLSAGHPFVPGKLA; from the exons ATGTCCTCTCAGCTCCCTCCCATTGCCAAGGTTGCGGCCGGATCCAGCAAGCCTCGAGCCCAAGACaaagtcgtcatcatcaccg GCGCCAACTCTGCGCTTGGCATAGGCCGGGCTACAGCCCATCAGTTTGCCGAGAGCGGCGCCCGAGCAATCTACCTTTGCGATTTTGACGCATCAAATCTTGAGGCCCACAAGAAGGAAATCAACCAGCTGTATCCCAATGTCGAGATTCAGACGCGTCAGTTTGATGCCGCGGAtgaggccaaggtcaaggccgtTGTAGACGATGCAATGGAACGCTACGGCCGTTTGGATGTCTTCTTTGCCAATGCCGGAGTTACAGGCCCCAACGTAGTCTTTACTGATATCAGCGCTGAGGACTTCATGAATGTACACAAAGTCAACACTCTGAG TGTTTTCCTTGCTACCAAATACGCCGCCCCGGCAATGAAAAAGACATCTCCGCAGAAACCCAAGCCCAGCGGAAGCATCATCGGTACCGCCTCTGTTGCTGGCCTGCGCTCAAACGCTGGCAGCACCCCCTATTCATCATCCAAAGCTGCGGTTGTCTCCCTCGCCCAGACAATGTCCTACCAGCTTACGGGCACTGGCGTCCGCATCAATGCCATCTGCCCCGGCATCATTGAGACGGGCATGACTGCACCCGTGTATGAAGCTGCGCGCGCCCGCGGCAATGAGAAAAAGATTGGCCAGCTGAACCCGACGAGGCGGGGTGGACATGCTGACGAGGTTGCCCGCGTAGTGCTGTTCCTGGGCAGTGATGAGTCTAGCTATATAAATGGGCAGGCTTGGGCTGTCGACGGAGGACTCAGTGCAGGACACCCCTTTGTCCCAGGCAAACTGGCCTAA